The Cryptomeria japonica chromosome 6, Sugi_1.0, whole genome shotgun sequence genomic interval ATGATTTCCATGAAATAACTTGAGCTATTTGCCCAATAGCTATCACAAGGCACTATGAGTTACAAAAATCTCTTCTTCTAGATGCCCTTACAAGTAAAACCAATTGGTTCTATATGTTTTAATTTATACTACAATATTTCTGTTCAATACTAAAAATGGAAGAATTTGCAAGTACATTCCatgaatttttttgatgaatttcctCTATGCTTATCATGAGGACCTCTAGGGCTtgaaatattttcttttggattcaTATTTAGATAAAACCAATCGTGTTGGTATAACCCATCAAGTTAACTGATTAAAATGTTGTCGGCACACTAGGCAATAATTATTCCCCATACAAAATAATTTGGTTGCTCTAGATTTTAAAACAATTGGGCCTATATAACTAATCAAGTTAAACACTTGAAAAATCATGGATGTCTAGaggtattattttatttattttttgtactatAAATATTCCTTCCAAAGATAAAGAGActatttcttcctcaagaaaagcttcACTATAGAAAGCATCATCTATTCTCAAATTATATTTTACATATCATCTATATATGTATGGATATGAATAATTGATACAATTATATTATAAGTTGATCAAACTACATGATAACGAAAGTTATAAACTATATTCACTCAAATCTAATCCTATCAACAATACGTTAACCATAGTATAGATAAATATGtagcaaaataagaaaaaacaatgtagagaaaaaagaacaaaaagtacTAGAGCAATAAGAAGTAGAAGAATGAGAAGAAGAAAAGGGAGGATAAGGATGAGGAGCAGAAGgaataggaggaggaggaggaggagaagaataTACTTCTCGAAGAGCCTATTATATCTTAATgtgaaaaatgatttaaaatagatACCTTGAAAATAATATCTttgaacattatatatatatattattaaatatatatactaattataaaatataatcctCCCTACGCGAGATAATAAACTTTTTCATCTGGTTAACTAACTCTTCCATATACGCCTGTTGACGTCCTGTGTTGAGGTCTATAACACCACGGAGCTCTCTCACCTTCGATCGAATCTGCTCCCCTTTCTCTTCATTACCCATCACCGTCCAAACTGCCTTACAAACGTCCTCCCTGCTAAAACCTCCATCCTCATTCCTCTCCACTTCAATACCCGCATTCAATTCGAGCTCAATCTGTCGACTGTTAAGCCCCTGTTCGTTCCGCAACGGGATTAAAACCAACGGCAACCCGGAGTAGAGCCACGCTTCCATCACTGAGCTCCACCCACCGTGTGTGACAAAGCTTCCCACGGAAGGATGGGAAAGAATACGCAGCTGAGGCACCCACCCGCCAACGACCAGCCCCCGGTCACGTGTTCGGCCTTCGAAACCCTCGGGCAACAACGACAACGCGGAGGACGTCACGTCAGAAGATCGCAACGACCAGAGAAAGTGCAGCCCGATGTTCTCCAGTGCCAACGCCAATTCCGTTATCTGCTCCGCCGACAGAAAAGACTCGCTTCCGAAGGCTACGAACACCACCGACGAGGGCCGTTGCTTATCAAGCCACTCTACCACGAAATTTCCAGACTTATCCTCCGTTGCTCCCCCGGCAATCACTAATGGACCAACGGAAATCACTGGCTTTCCAGTGATATGAGTTAAGTATTTCAGATATTTGTCTTCCTCTTCAAAGCACGACTTTATCACTATTCCACACGACTGCTGGCAACACGCCCACACACGGTCGGCGAATGCAATGAAGTTGTTATACCCGAGGCGCGCTTCGAACAGCCTCCACGAGATGATAGGCACCGGATAGTCCGTCGGAAGCTGGGTCAAATCTTCCGCCTTCACGTACCTGCTACTCGCTGCCGCCTTGCAATGGCCGACAAAATAAGAAAATGCCgccggattgaagatggagaaaaCAAAGCTCGGTATATCCAGCTGAGCAGCCACGGTGGCAGCCCAAGGCGCTACGATGTCGTACACTAGAAAATTTGGCGAAAGGCGCCTCAAAAGACTCTCAAATGGCTTGTCCAGTTGATCGAATGCGCTGTGAAGGAGATGGACCGATTCTGGTTTAATGTCTGCTGTGCATTCGACGCCAGGGGGAAGTCCGTCTACAGACGGCAACGCCAACTCCAACAGGTGGATGGGTTCGTCATGCAAGCGAGCTCTGATTCGGGATATATTTTCAGGGGTTGATACGATCCAGACTTTTACGTCCCCATGGCTTGCCAAGGCCTTGGAAAGGTTTATGAGAGGATTAATATGACCTTGTGCCAACCACGGCAGCATCACTACCTGGAGTTGTGCCTCTTCTCCCATACTTGCATTCAGGTTTCTGCACACAGTTTCTGTATGATCTGTTCGCTTAATAACCTATTTCAACTTCTTACGCACCTAACTGTCAAATGTTCGACATTGTTCTCCGGTTTCGAACTAAATAGACAAAGAAAGAGGTAGTTGAATGTCTTCTTCCAAAAGGAATGTTTTATCAGGCTTAATTCATAGATTTGACTCAAATACCATTAATTTTAACTATCAAACAATGAACAATTCATAGATTTGACTCGAGTACCATTGATTGTATTATTGAGAGAATGGTTTACAAAACTATGAACAATTCACATAGCAATTATTGCAGTCTTATTGACTTGAAGAGCTGCccctattattatattattatgaagGTGGTCCATCATATAGTCACTTTGCGTGTCTACCTTGATTTTCTCTGTCATCATTATCAATTGTGGCTGGAGAGTTCGACGGAGATGTATTTGCAAATGACTTCGCCACCTATCTAACTTTCAACCGCCCTATACCCAGTAGGGCCTCTGCTTCTGTCCCCGTCACTTCCTCCCAATTTTGGTTTTATCCTTAAATCCAAACATATCACGAGAGAATCAAATTTGGTTAGAAAATGTTGTTAAGTATCTGAATTTTAGTAGATGACTTTTTATTacatatcatcatcttcattaatATATTCTGTTGACAAATTTGGTTGGAATGTGCTTCAAGTATTTGAATCTTGGTGGATTGCATTTATCACCtaccatcatcatcattatcaattaTGCTTAACCAATTGAACTACAACTCTTCAAATCAATGgtttaataaaataaaaacaaaaagttgATAGACCCATGACTATAAATGTCATTACATgttgtttaattaaatatttcttagATCTGAGTACATGGAAGAACACAATGAGTTAGAAGTAATTTTTTATTAGATTGTGAAAGGAAATTTAACATTTTCTTTTCATCAATTCAAAGGTGGTTTAAAATGGACTATAAAGAAAAATCACTTTCCTTTTAACAATGGCAATCACCAATAGTTCATAAACAAACAACACTTAAATCACATATTATCATTTTAATGCTTCTAAAGTAATGTATTTTTATGTCAGTCCATCAAGCCAGATGTGCCTTGCCTCATCATCAATACTCAATGTTTACCACTTGCAACACATCCTACAGATTAATCATTGGAGTGACTCAAGATCTCCACATGATGTACTCTGGTTTCCAAATCATTACAACTATTGCATCATTTGGACATTGGGCAAGTTTTGTTGTTACTCAAAATGACATTATAATTATTAGTCGTTGCCTATAAGTGGATACTTATGTTTTCAATTGATCTTAATCTCCATAAAAAATTatacaaacaaaaatatttctattgTTTCCTAATTTTTAGGttgtatttttaaatttgatttttactTTTGTAATTTCTTATTGTCTGCCAGAATTTAGGTAGGCAGTTTTATAAATTTCAATTAGCAAAAAGAGGTTGGGAAAAGAGCCCCCTAGAAATGGGTGCTCGATTTCACCTGTTTAGCTTCGGGTGCCCGAGCCATTAAGAAATGGGCACCCGTTTAGTAgcgggtgcccgaagctaaacgaGCACCCGTTTCTTTCAAATTGGGCGCCCGATTTGAaaaaaaacgggcgcccatttttgaaatgtattttttattttttttaaaccatttcccatcattttcactgtttggAAAACGGGTAGACGTTTCTGAGGAGCACAGGTACCCATTTATTTCACCCCAGTTGAACCcccagaccatttttacctccttccaggtatttagttttattttttatattttgttttatttattttttattatttttcataaaaaaatgttaatgtattgttattttttaatttttttgttttaaagtttgaaaatcatcttttattttatttcatgtttaaaatagtttttagtttttaaatattgcaaaaaacatgaatagtaaaaaccgtaggaaaaaaacaaaaaacatgaatagtatttaaaccataggaaaaaacaaaaaacaaaaatgtaaacgaacaataaacattagacacaaaaaatagacaataaaccctgaatagaaaaatgaaaaaaacgaACGACAAACcatagaaaataaatgaacaacaaaccctaaaaaattaacaaacaataaaccctagatgaaaatcaacaacaaaccccccttctctctcacacacacatgtacacgttGCCATCTCTGtcattaatctctctctctctctcaatctctcattatcccctctctttctcacacacacacattacccccctctctttctttcacacgttacgctctctctatcattacctactctctatctctcaaattatctatcctctctctaactcgttgtatctcaaattacctactctccctctctttctctctctattttaatcatgcataaaagtctaaatgtttaaatttatatttctaaatgttgtatttatttatAGGATTAATTtttaaaagttagatgtttaattaatgtttaaattgaactttaaaatgataatgaatatgaatatgtttttttgtgtgtgtgaaaaatagggttcttaaatttgataatactctaactatcactattaatcctcactacttcctaacttagcccaatcatgaaagaggatatcaatatccttaaaataatatttaacatatgtaattataaactcctcaaacaaggataatata includes:
- the LOC131036282 gene encoding anthocyanidin-3-O-glucoside rhamnosyltransferase-like yields the protein MGEEAQLQVVMLPWLAQGHINPLINLSKALASHGDVKVWIVSTPENISRIRARLHDEPIHLLELALPSVDGLPPGVECTADIKPESVHLLHSAFDQLDKPFESLLRRLSPNFLVYDIVAPWAATVAAQLDIPSFVFSIFNPAAFSYFVGHCKAAASSRYVKAEDLTQLPTDYPVPIISWRLFEARLGYNNFIAFADRVWACCQQSCGIVIKSCFEEEDKYLKYLTHITGKPVISVGPLVIAGGATEDKSGNFVVEWLDKQRPSSVVFVAFGSESFLSAEQITELALALENIGLHFLWSLRSSDVTSSALSLLPEGFEGRTRDRGLVVGGWVPQLRILSHPSVGSFVTHGGWSSVMEAWLYSGLPLVLIPLRNEQGLNSRQIELELNAGIEVERNEDGGFSREDVCKAVWTVMGNEEKGEQIRSKVRELRGVIDLNTGRQQAYMEELVNQMKKFIISRREDYIL